One window of the Candidatus Kryptoniota bacterium genome contains the following:
- a CDS encoding AGE family epimerase/isomerase, producing the protein MPKGQTSNQPSKDETIFREILNSLGENLLEKWYPLAVDKKYGGYFTDISFDFKLEPIQHKMVVTQGRHVWTTAKAAMLFDSTTYAEAAKHGYEFFRKKMWDQKNGGFFQMRGGDGEVCDYLGFFDEKRTYGCAFAVYGLAALYELTKDPKVLDLAKEGFAWIEEHAHDPNGRGYFQFMTAEGKPYGKNAPYKTKAYDEVEAGYKDQNSSIHLLEAYTELYGVWPDKTLKNRLNDLLLLIRDTITAPEGYMNLFFDNDWNPLSFKNTPKEIREKNYRLDHVSFGHNYETGFLMLEASNILGSKDDKKTLTVAKKMLDHALANGWDKENGGFVDEAYYFAGEKKCTVIKNTKNWWAQAEGLNVLLMMSKIFPNEATYHEHFLKQWSYIKNYLLDHKHGDWYEGGLDREPHFKNGPKGHIWKAAYHTGRALMNCAKMLAGDFPAKSPKNPGFAKAAKEMSEFIEHWRKIAEGLG; encoded by the coding sequence ATGCCAAAAGGTCAGACTTCAAATCAGCCATCAAAGGATGAGACGATATTTCGAGAGATCCTGAATTCACTTGGGGAGAATCTTCTCGAGAAATGGTATCCGCTTGCCGTTGATAAAAAGTATGGCGGATACTTCACAGATATTTCATTTGATTTCAAACTCGAGCCGATCCAGCATAAGATGGTCGTGACGCAGGGACGTCATGTGTGGACGACGGCGAAGGCGGCGATGCTGTTCGACAGTACGACTTATGCCGAGGCGGCGAAGCACGGGTACGAATTTTTCAGAAAGAAAATGTGGGACCAGAAAAACGGCGGCTTCTTTCAGATGAGGGGCGGCGACGGCGAAGTCTGCGATTACCTCGGGTTCTTTGACGAGAAGCGGACATACGGTTGTGCGTTCGCGGTCTACGGACTCGCGGCGTTATACGAACTCACGAAAGATCCGAAAGTGCTCGATCTGGCGAAAGAGGGATTCGCATGGATCGAAGAACACGCACATGATCCGAATGGCAGAGGTTATTTCCAATTCATGACTGCGGAAGGAAAACCGTACGGCAAGAACGCTCCATATAAGACAAAAGCATACGACGAAGTTGAGGCGGGTTACAAGGACCAAAATTCGTCAATTCATCTTCTGGAAGCCTATACCGAACTTTACGGCGTATGGCCGGATAAAACGCTGAAGAACAGGCTGAACGATCTCTTATTACTAATCAGAGACACGATCACTGCCCCGGAAGGGTATATGAACTTATTTTTTGACAACGATTGGAATCCGCTGTCATTCAAGAATACCCCGAAGGAGATCAGGGAAAAGAATTACAGACTCGATCACGTTTCATTCGGGCACAATTATGAGACGGGATTCCTGATGCTCGAGGCGTCGAACATTCTTGGATCGAAAGACGACAAGAAAACTCTAACTGTGGCGAAGAAGATGCTGGATCACGCTCTCGCGAACGGATGGGACAAGGAGAACGGCGGGTTTGTCGATGAGGCATATTATTTCGCCGGTGAAAAGAAATGCACTGTCATCAAGAACACGAAGAACTGGTGGGCGCAGGCGGAAGGGCTGAATGTGCTCCTTATGATGTCGAAGATATTTCCAAATGAGGCGACGTACCACGAACATTTCCTGAAGCAGTGGAGTTACATCAAGAATTATCTTCTCGATCACAAACACGGCGACTGGTATGAGGGCGGATTGGACAGGGAGCCACATTTCAAAAATGGTCCTAAGGGTCACATCTGGAAAGCAGCATACCACACCGGTAGAGCGCTGATGAATTGCGCGAAGATGCTGGCAGGCGATTTCCCGGCGAAGAGTCCGAAGAATCCAGGGTTTGCAAAGGCAGCGAAGGAGATGAGTGAGTTTATCGAACACTGGAGAAAAATCGCTGAGGGATTGGGCTAA
- a CDS encoding cellulase family glycosylhydrolase, protein MKRYHIYFLLMSTLWLCGCAASSEFNDFVTTKSDKLMDGNKELRFVSYDIPNLAYVEDYMPFGASSPFRLPDEFEIRDALKAIKMAGGKVARIYTLSVRRVGESPNIIRHVEGPGRFDERAFRSLDKVLQVANEEGVRLIIPFVDNWWWWGGKAEYAAFRGKQPNDFWTDPQLISDFEKTISFVLNRKNTYTGVMYKDDKAVLGWETGNELEAPFSWQNTIAAYIKSIDKNHLVLEGTYVQVLSPQEVADSNFDVLSTHYYSPINQALHDVIANRDLTKGRKPYFVGEFGYRNPGEAMSLVDTVINSGVSGIMIWSMRFHAREGGFYQHGENYAVGSYRFPGFASGSIYNEKKIIDFLRQSAYAIDGLPEPPLQVPDPPVLLSINDVYDISWQGSTGASSYMVQRKELGAESWTTIADSASDAGQTFRPLYDDTSAELGKSYSYRVIAENSSGSSVPSNEVGPVEVTFKKLTDELADSSMMYQKSDSLQFVTYQFGYQAKNDFSRLRGSNDSYLIYHVPGNIDSIRVEVFQTSTQCGLDLSASDSLTTLRPLGAKLETFPPYRNFYRFFTPALYTCAEFPPNSSYLKIKFNDISQLSRVEIIYSKIHKPNPNIITIQ, encoded by the coding sequence TTGAAGAGATACCACATTTACTTCCTATTAATGTCAACTCTTTGGCTTTGTGGTTGTGCTGCCTCCAGCGAGTTCAATGATTTTGTCACGACCAAGAGCGACAAGCTCATGGACGGCAATAAAGAGCTGAGGTTCGTGTCGTACGATATTCCAAACCTGGCTTACGTTGAAGATTATATGCCGTTCGGTGCGTCGAGTCCATTCAGGCTCCCCGATGAGTTCGAGATAAGAGACGCACTGAAGGCTATCAAGATGGCTGGGGGGAAGGTCGCGAGAATATATACGTTATCTGTGAGAAGGGTCGGCGAATCTCCGAATATCATCCGTCACGTGGAGGGACCCGGGAGGTTCGACGAGCGGGCGTTCCGATCTCTGGATAAAGTCCTCCAGGTAGCTAACGAAGAAGGAGTGAGGTTAATCATTCCATTCGTCGACAATTGGTGGTGGTGGGGCGGAAAAGCGGAGTATGCAGCGTTCAGAGGTAAACAGCCGAATGATTTTTGGACCGACCCGCAATTGATATCCGATTTTGAAAAGACGATCAGCTTTGTGCTGAACAGGAAAAACACATACACCGGTGTCATGTACAAAGACGACAAAGCCGTCCTTGGATGGGAAACGGGCAACGAACTTGAGGCACCCTTTTCCTGGCAAAACACGATCGCTGCTTACATAAAGAGCATCGACAAGAATCATCTCGTGCTTGAAGGGACTTACGTCCAGGTGTTGAGCCCGCAGGAAGTCGCGGATTCCAACTTCGACGTGCTCTCGACTCACTATTATTCTCCAATCAACCAGGCGCTCCATGATGTTATCGCAAACAGAGATCTGACAAAAGGTCGCAAACCATATTTCGTCGGCGAATTCGGATACAGGAATCCTGGTGAAGCGATGTCGCTTGTGGACACGGTCATCAACAGCGGCGTTTCAGGAATAATGATCTGGAGCATGAGATTTCACGCGCGTGAAGGCGGATTCTACCAGCACGGGGAGAACTACGCAGTCGGATCGTACAGATTCCCCGGCTTCGCATCCGGCAGCATATATAATGAAAAGAAAATAATTGATTTCCTGAGACAGTCCGCATACGCGATAGACGGACTACCCGAGCCGCCGCTTCAGGTTCCTGATCCGCCAGTTCTACTGAGTATCAACGACGTGTACGACATTTCCTGGCAAGGCTCCACAGGCGCATCGAGCTATATGGTTCAAAGAAAGGAATTGGGTGCCGAGTCGTGGACCACGATTGCAGACAGTGCGAGCGATGCAGGTCAAACTTTCCGGCCGTTGTACGACGATACTTCTGCCGAGTTGGGTAAGAGCTACTCATACCGGGTGATCGCCGAAAACTCATCCGGCTCGTCGGTGCCATCCAACGAAGTCGGACCCGTCGAGGTAACATTCAAGAAACTTACCGACGAGCTCGCTGACTCAAGCATGATGTACCAGAAGTCGGACAGTCTGCAATTCGTAACTTATCAATTCGGATACCAGGCAAAGAACGACTTCAGCAGACTCCGGGGATCGAACGATTCTTATCTGATTTATCATGTTCCCGGAAACATCGATTCAATTCGAGTAGAAGTTTTCCAGACGAGCACGCAATGCGGATTGGATCTATCGGCTTCCGATTCGTTGACCACTCTCAGGCCGCTTGGCGCGAAACTCGAAACATTTCCGCCGTACAGGAATTTTTACAGGTTCTTCACACCGGCGTTGTACACTTGTGCCGAATTCCCTCCGAATAGCAGCTATTTGAAAATAAAGTTTAATGATATCTCGCAGCTGAGCCGAGTCGAAATTATTTATTCTAAGATTCACAAACCGAATCCGAATATTATTACTATCCAATGA
- a CDS encoding sialate O-acetylesterase yields the protein MKTLTMLLAFVALANAGPQAGYPVMPSILTDNMVLQQKAKVPFWGRALPGTEIAVKPGWGKVSKTKVRADSTWLLKIQTTKAGGPYEVTVTVGDSTIIYKNVMLGEVWVCSGQSNMEMPLAGWPPENLIQNSAQEIQNANYPNIRLFTVTRAVSNAPEFNCGGTWSQCDSQTAAKFSAAGYFFGRKLYQELKVPIGLVFTSWGGTKVQSWISGKYLGQVDRYKGLVDSIGSVGGEVKKLDDWIHSHPAVEINTKAPDHQWEGLEFGDSSCSQRDFPDSTWRTMKLPRYWETTEVGDFDGVVWFRKKIEIPDAWIGRSLVIELGPIDDMDRTFVNGVRVGGFEGAGYWQTPRVYSVPQNIVTDSILTIAVRVLDNGGGGGIWGNGVKMQIHPANGPDSLQAVPLSGDWKYLPVAEYIANKFYVYGIKDEEFYSRPKTTLTIGPNTLTMLYNGMIAPIVPYGIKGVIWYQGESNSDLPEEYDNYGSLFALMIKNWRAEWGEGNFPFYFVQIAPFTYGPNSKSYVVRDAQRRTLSVANTGMAVTLDIASITTIHPSDKQDVGLRLAYWALAKDYHKKILCSGPLYKSMKIQKGRAILSFDYAGKGLVMKDSTGETNFLIAGKDSVFVKANVKVDGQRLIVYSDSVKNPIAVRYAWTNTDVATLFNKEGLPASTFRTDNWKQ from the coding sequence ATGAAAACTCTTACAATGCTTCTCGCGTTTGTCGCGCTCGCAAATGCCGGGCCGCAGGCCGGTTATCCAGTGATGCCTTCGATTCTCACAGACAATATGGTGCTCCAACAGAAAGCGAAAGTCCCGTTCTGGGGAAGGGCGCTCCCGGGAACTGAAATTGCCGTTAAACCCGGCTGGGGAAAAGTATCGAAGACTAAGGTCAGGGCCGACAGCACATGGCTGCTGAAGATTCAGACGACGAAGGCAGGCGGACCTTATGAGGTCACGGTGACTGTCGGCGATTCGACAATCATCTATAAGAACGTCATGCTCGGAGAAGTATGGGTATGCTCCGGACAATCGAACATGGAAATGCCGCTCGCAGGTTGGCCGCCGGAAAATCTCATTCAGAACTCCGCACAAGAAATTCAGAACGCGAATTACCCCAACATCAGGCTGTTCACTGTCACGAGAGCCGTGTCGAACGCACCGGAATTCAACTGCGGCGGCACGTGGAGCCAATGCGACTCCCAGACGGCGGCCAAGTTCAGCGCTGCGGGATATTTCTTCGGAAGGAAATTGTACCAGGAACTCAAAGTTCCAATCGGACTCGTGTTCACGAGCTGGGGAGGAACAAAAGTTCAATCCTGGATAAGCGGGAAATATCTCGGACAGGTAGACCGCTACAAAGGTCTCGTCGACTCCATCGGTTCGGTGGGCGGCGAAGTGAAAAAACTGGACGACTGGATCCACTCTCACCCAGCAGTTGAGATCAACACCAAAGCTCCTGATCATCAGTGGGAAGGTCTGGAATTCGGCGACAGCAGCTGTTCGCAGCGCGATTTTCCCGACAGCACATGGCGTACCATGAAACTCCCGCGATATTGGGAAACGACAGAGGTCGGTGATTTCGACGGAGTTGTCTGGTTCAGAAAGAAAATAGAAATCCCTGACGCATGGATCGGGAGAAGTCTTGTGATTGAGCTTGGACCCATTGACGACATGGACAGGACTTTCGTGAATGGCGTGCGAGTCGGCGGATTTGAGGGCGCCGGTTATTGGCAAACGCCTCGCGTTTATTCCGTCCCGCAAAATATCGTGACGGATTCGATCCTGACTATCGCGGTGAGGGTCCTCGACAACGGCGGCGGCGGCGGAATCTGGGGAAATGGTGTTAAGATGCAGATCCATCCTGCAAACGGTCCGGACAGTCTTCAGGCCGTTCCTCTTTCCGGAGATTGGAAATATCTCCCGGTCGCGGAATATATTGCCAACAAATTTTATGTCTATGGGATCAAAGACGAAGAATTTTATTCCCGGCCGAAAACGACTCTGACAATCGGACCTAATACACTGACCATGTTGTACAACGGCATGATCGCGCCGATTGTGCCCTATGGAATTAAGGGCGTGATCTGGTATCAGGGAGAATCAAATTCAGATCTACCTGAGGAGTATGACAATTACGGTTCTTTGTTTGCCCTGATGATCAAGAATTGGAGAGCCGAATGGGGCGAGGGGAACTTCCCGTTCTATTTTGTACAGATCGCTCCGTTCACGTACGGTCCTAATTCGAAATCATATGTCGTGCGTGACGCACAGAGACGGACACTTTCGGTGGCGAACACAGGTATGGCGGTCACACTCGACATCGCCAGCATCACCACGATTCATCCTTCAGATAAGCAGGATGTCGGGCTAAGACTCGCTTATTGGGCGCTTGCCAAAGATTATCACAAAAAGATCCTCTGCTCCGGACCGCTTTACAAATCTATGAAAATTCAAAAGGGAAGAGCGATCCTTTCTTTTGACTATGCCGGAAAAGGACTCGTCATGAAAGACAGCACCGGCGAAACCAATTTCCTGATCGCCGGCAAAGACAGCGTATTCGTCAAAGCAAACGTGAAGGTGGACGGACAAAGACTGATTGTCTACAGTGATTCTGTGAAAAACCCGATAGCGGTTAGATACGCATGGACAAATACCGATGTCGCCACACTCTTCAATAAGGAAGGTCTTCCTGCGTCGACATTCAGAACAGACAATTGGAAACAGTAG